The following is a genomic window from Flavobacteriales bacterium.
AACCTCACGGGCAAGCTGCTGAGCCCGCGCAAGATCATGATGGACACACGCGACCGGGTGGAGGAGGTGGGGAAGGTGATCGACGCGAAGGGCAAGTGGGAGGACGATGGCCGGAGCCTGCACGACCGCATCAGCGACGAGGAGCTGTGGGCCTGCACCACCTGCAACGCGTGCACCGAGGCCTGTCCGGTGAACATCGACCCGGTGGACATCATCATGCAGATGCGCCGCTACAAGGTGATGGAGGAGAGCAGTACGCGGGCGGCCCTCACCGGCATGTTCAACAACGTGGAGAACAACGGCGCACCCTGGGCCTTCGGCCCGGACAAGCGCATGGACTGGACCCGGTCCTGATGCCGGCATAGAACGCACGAGCCATGAAGAATCCAACGCTGATCGAGACCACCGAGAACGGCAAGCGGGTGAGCCCCAAGCTGCCGCCGGGGATGAAGAACTTCCTCATCGACATCGACGGCACCATCTGCGAGGACATCCCCAACGAGGAGCCCTGGCGCATGGCGGAGGCCGAGGTGTTCCCCGAGGCCGTGGAGAAGTTGAACGCGTGGTACGACGAGGGGCACATCATCACCTTCTTCACCAGCCGCACCGAGGAGCACCGCGCGGTGACGGAGCAGTGGCTGAACAGGCACGGCTTCAAGTACCACGGCATGGTGATGGGCAAGCCCCGCGGCGGCAACTACCACTGGATCGACGACCGCGAAGTGCGGGCCACCCGCTACGAGGGCCATTTCACCGACCTCGTGGAGCGGAGCGCGACCGTGGAGGTATTCGAGGACCACTGATCGATCGCACCCGCACCCCCGACCCACCGGTCGACCCATGAACCAACCGATGACCGAGCCGATCCGCATCCCCACCATGGCCGACATGCTGGCCGCCGGCGAGACCCCGGACGTGCTGTTCTGGGTGGGCTGCGCCGGAAGCTTCGACGACCGGGCGCGCAGGATCACCAAGGCCTTCGTGCGCATCCTGCACGCGGCCAAGGTGAAGTTCGCCGTGCTGGGCACCGAGGAGACCTGCACCGGCGACCCCGCCCGGCGGGCCGGCAACGAGTTCCTCTTCCAGATGCAGGCGCTGCAGAACGTGACCGTGCTGAACGGCTACGGGGTGAAGCGCATCGTCACCGCCTGCCCGCACTGCTTCAACACCCTGAAGAACGAATACCCCGCGCTGGGCGGCACGTACGAGGTGCTCCACCACACGCAGTTCATCAACGCGCTGCTGAAGGAAGGGCGCATCAAGGTGGAGGGCGGCGATTTCAAGGGCAAGCGGATCACCTTCCACGATCCGTGCTACCTGGGCCGGGGCAACGGCGAGTACGAGGCGCCGCGCGAAGTGCTGCTGAAGCTGGAC
Proteins encoded in this region:
- a CDS encoding phosphoheptose isomerase gives rise to the protein MKNPTLIETTENGKRVSPKLPPGMKNFLIDIDGTICEDIPNEEPWRMAEAEVFPEAVEKLNAWYDEGHIITFFTSRTEEHRAVTEQWLNRHGFKYHGMVMGKPRGGNYHWIDDREVRATRYEGHFTDLVERSATVEVFEDH
- a CDS encoding (Fe-S)-binding protein; its protein translation is MTEPIRIPTMADMLAAGETPDVLFWVGCAGSFDDRARRITKAFVRILHAAKVKFAVLGTEETCTGDPARRAGNEFLFQMQALQNVTVLNGYGVKRIVTACPHCFNTLKNEYPALGGTYEVLHHTQFINALLKEGRIKVEGGDFKGKRITFHDPCYLGRGNGEYEAPREVLLKLDAALVELKRSRAHGLCCGAGGAQMFKEAEPGTREVNHERAEEALAAAPDVIAAGCPFCNTMLTDGVKQFNKEGEVKVLDVAELIAEAGEL